The proteins below are encoded in one region of Cherax quadricarinatus isolate ZL_2023a unplaced genomic scaffold, ASM3850222v1 Contig1918, whole genome shotgun sequence:
- the LOC128703457 gene encoding FH1/FH2 domain-containing protein 3-like produces the protein MLPTPEEKHKIQEATICNPYLPLGSAEQFFMMLSSISELPARLKLWIFKLDYENMQKNIGVFSRLCRAYICSGNYLSAIDDWISTVSSVVGFTTILTPGH, from the exons ATGTTACCAACACCTGAAGAGAAGCACAAGATTCAAGAAGCCACCATTTGCAACCCATACCTTCCTCTTGGGTCGGCAGAACAGTTTTTTATGATGCTGTCGTCCATATCTGAACTTCCCGCCAGATTAAAACTCTGGATCTTTAAGCTAGACTATGAGAACATGCAGAAG AATATCGGAGTTTTTAGCAGACTGTGCAGAGCATATATTTGTTCTGGGAATTATTTATCAGCGATTGATGACTGG ATTTCAACAGTTTCTAGTGTGGTTGGGTTCACCACTATACTTACCCCAGGACATTAA